In a single window of the Candidatus Hydrothermales bacterium genome:
- a CDS encoding HD domain-containing phosphohydrolase → MKEEKWRILVVDDEETLANFIVKNITQDNIDYDVRVANSGNDALKIIEGFLPHLILQDIKLPDITGIEILKAAKALDPDVQVIMMTAYASLDTSIEALKAGAYDYLIKPFKVETLKNTIKNALNKRKLQEENKRLLNELERLNKELKVANERLKMAKAEVDKKLEEKIKKLSKILYWSDKLQSEINLEELLSLILKGVIEIVEKQDCAILIKENDTFEVCEVYGFDNIIKKEDKLHLEKEKESYIIKYQEGDIKEVIVIPLETKDGVLGVLIVGNRTGENLEELRDELLIFAKHAASSLQNALLFKKLERSYIESLLALVKAIEAKDPSLRGHSQRVSDLAVKLSKKFNLSEEEIKNIRYAALLHDVGKIGIREYLLDKPGALSKEEMELMKEHINIGIEILKPITFLKQVLPLIKYHHENWDGTGYPEQLKGEEIPLGSQIISICDVYDAITHERSYADKLSKQEAIELLKNLRGNKFGPVIVDKFIELLEETK, encoded by the coding sequence ATGAAAGAGGAAAAATGGAGAATACTTGTAGTAGACGATGAAGAAACTTTAGCAAATTTTATAGTAAAGAACATAACTCAGGACAATATAGATTATGATGTAAGAGTTGCAAACAGTGGAAATGATGCTTTAAAGATAATAGAGGGATTTTTGCCTCATCTAATTCTTCAGGATATAAAACTTCCTGATATTACGGGAATTGAAATCTTAAAAGCTGCTAAGGCTTTAGATCCTGATGTTCAAGTTATAATGATGACAGCTTATGCTTCTCTTGATACATCAATTGAAGCTTTAAAAGCTGGAGCTTATGATTATTTAATTAAACCTTTCAAAGTTGAAACTCTGAAAAATACAATTAAAAACGCCCTTAACAAAAGAAAATTACAAGAAGAAAACAAAAGACTTTTAAATGAACTTGAAAGGTTAAATAAAGAATTAAAAGTTGCAAACGAAAGATTAAAAATGGCAAAAGCTGAGGTAGACAAAAAACTTGAGGAAAAAATTAAAAAACTCTCAAAGATTCTTTACTGGAGTGATAAACTCCAATCAGAAATTAATCTTGAGGAACTTTTATCTCTAATTTTAAAGGGAGTAATAGAAATAGTGGAGAAACAGGATTGTGCAATTCTAATAAAGGAAAATGACACTTTTGAAGTGTGTGAGGTATACGGCTTTGATAATATTATCAAAAAAGAAGATAAATTACACCTAGAAAAAGAAAAGGAGAGCTACATTATTAAGTATCAGGAAGGTGATATTAAAGAAGTGATAGTTATACCACTAGAAACAAAGGATGGGGTATTAGGAGTTTTAATTGTTGGAAACAGGACAGGTGAAAATTTAGAAGAATTAAGGGATGAACTTTTAATATTTGCAAAGCATGCAGCTTCTTCACTTCAAAATGCTCTATTATTTAAAAAACTTGAGAGAAGCTACATAGAGTCACTTCTTGCACTTGTAAAAGCAATAGAGGCTAAGGATCCTTCTTTAAGGGGACATTCGCAAAGAGTCTCAGACCTTGCTGTTAAACTCTCAAAAAAATTTAATCTCTCAGAAGAGGAAATCAAAAATATACGGTATGCTGCCTTACTCCACGATGTAGGCAAAATCGGCATAAGGGAATATTTACTTGATAAACCTGGGGCACTTTCAAAGGAAGAAATGGAGTTAATGAAAGAACATATAAATATAGGAATTGAAATTTTAAAACCGATAACCTTTTTAAAACAAGTTTTACCTTTAATAAAGTATCATCACGAAAACTGGGATGGTACCGGATATCCAGAGCAGCTTAAAGGTGAAGAAATTCCGTTAGGTTCACAAATTATATCTATATGTGACGTATATGATGCTATAACTCATGAAAGAAGTTATGCTGATAAATTAAGCAAACAAGAGGCAATAGAGCTTTTGAAAAACTTAAGGGGAAATAAATTTGGTCCAGTTATTGTAGATAAATTTATAGAGTTATTGGAGGAGACAAAATGA
- a CDS encoding diacylglycerol kinase family protein yields MFNPYSGSGKSFKILRWLKERLKRDNLKFFIEKIEKKINIKENLLRLKEKGVDRVIVLGGDGTLFHIINNLPVDFKIPFCLFPSGSGNDFLKTVFGKKRDLNFFYTVFKEGEVRESFTGEIETEKRKLLFTNAAGIGFDAKIAKRALKIKNLRGLPRYLLSLLIELKGKISYKMELRNGDNFLVGEYLLLGIGLGKYVGGGFKLFPNASPFKDEFSVCIIKNMGKIEALRKLPYVIKGTHLSLPDCIYFKTKELKLNIKEDSLIQLDGEVLNLKRGDIKARISQKKFLFLYKTSI; encoded by the coding sequence ATTTTTAATCCCTATTCAGGCTCAGGAAAATCTTTTAAAATTCTTAGGTGGTTAAAGGAGAGATTAAAAAGGGATAATCTAAAATTTTTTATTGAGAAAATAGAGAAGAAGATTAATATAAAAGAAAATTTGTTAAGATTAAAGGAGAAAGGGGTTGATAGAGTTATAGTTCTTGGGGGTGATGGAACACTTTTTCATATTATTAACAACTTACCAGTTGATTTTAAAATACCCTTTTGCCTTTTTCCCTCAGGGTCAGGAAATGATTTTCTAAAGACAGTTTTTGGGAAAAAGAGAGACTTAAATTTTTTCTATACTGTTTTCAAAGAGGGTGAAGTTAGAGAAAGCTTTACTGGAGAAATAGAAACAGAGAAAAGAAAGCTATTATTTACTAATGCTGCAGGTATCGGATTTGATGCCAAAATAGCAAAGAGAGCACTTAAAATTAAAAATTTAAGGGGTTTACCAAGATACCTACTTTCACTTCTAATTGAGCTAAAAGGAAAAATTTCATATAAGATGGAACTAAGAAACGGTGATAATTTTTTAGTCGGAGAATACCTCCTTTTAGGAATTGGACTTGGTAAATATGTGGGTGGTGGATTTAAACTTTTTCCAAACGCTTCACCCTTTAAAGATGAATTTTCCGTTTGCATAATTAAAAATATGGGGAAAATAGAAGCTTTAAGAAAGCTCCCCTATGTGATAAAGGGAACTCATCTTTCTTTACCGGATTGTATTTATTTTAAAACAAAAGAATTAAAACTCAACATCAAGGAAGATTCTCTAATTCAACTTGATGGTGAGGTTTTAAATTTAAAAAGAGGAGATATTAAAGCAAGGATATCTCAAAAAAAGTTCCTCTTTCTTTATAAGACCTCTATTTGA
- a CDS encoding ATP-binding protein — translation MNLLSLLSQAKSIGELIENLKFFLEKNILSEIDFIDTEKIKEILSITDLKKILIDREKVIKDEKAYIPLKDEEKIYTIISFRKVDDKKIEEVENALNLTSVFLKNFRLLEDAKNEIFKLNFLFNFHRALESQIKENITNSLKELSFILNSKGLYFKTKGILIKLGSLTQLDDEKLLKVLPFFETKGEYIEFEELRLYCFLKEKSLILVEKDYLYDDEREFLISILELTEEWFEEKLPISFDLLDKLMSQKPNESIKFLKNFLYEKFNIKECEIYIKENGNYKSIIDRINFEERENLNFYKLKGRQGEYLISFTGEKKEIPLNLISIILDLLVINRKVENINKFNRVLMRIIEVISRTEKVDEILHQVCFILKEELDIVYAGFLLREDEDYLRMKVGIGYEDYEKLLERKLKIGYEGLSGFAAHTKEIIYSPDVSKDARYVQASPLVKSEVAIPILDENKAIGVMIVSSPKIDGFSKEDIETFEKISKLVSSFLRYRRIIDELQKNLYLLKEEEEFIDIILKNIPIGIIYAERDLYIKRVNYTAVYTLKLKEEDLKGTILCKIFEEHEPGDPNCIFKKSIEERVPLVKKNIEIKRGEEVLPLSLSSTFIYEREKIKGIILMIEDIKEVVALEEQLRRSERLSAIGRVAAHMAHEIKNPLASISVGIEYIYSTLSENDPKKKHLGVILREISRLDRLIKNLLSFARRPPLKRKKINLKDMIEELSIFFSQELSEKKIELKLILPEEDIIAFVDEDQMREVMENLIRNAIEAMPDGGRLTISLGEKKGGTIFISVEDTGVGIEPSELIHIFEPFYTTKKGGSGLGLSIVHKILEDHGAKISVESEKGKGTKFLIDLPK, via the coding sequence ATGAATCTACTTAGTTTACTGAGCCAAGCAAAAAGTATAGGTGAATTAATTGAAAACCTAAAATTTTTTTTAGAAAAAAATATTTTATCTGAGATAGATTTTATAGATACAGAAAAAATTAAGGAAATACTTAGCATAACTGATTTAAAGAAAATATTGATAGATAGGGAAAAAGTTATTAAAGATGAAAAAGCTTATATTCCACTTAAAGATGAGGAGAAAATTTATACGATTATTTCTTTTAGAAAAGTAGATGATAAAAAAATAGAAGAAGTTGAGAACGCATTAAACCTTACAAGTGTTTTTCTTAAAAATTTTAGGCTCCTTGAAGATGCTAAAAATGAAATCTTTAAATTAAATTTTCTCTTTAACTTTCACAGGGCCCTTGAATCGCAAATAAAGGAAAATATAACAAACTCATTAAAGGAACTCTCCTTTATTTTAAACTCAAAGGGACTTTACTTTAAAACTAAAGGAATTTTGATAAAACTTGGATCTCTAACTCAGTTAGATGATGAAAAACTGTTAAAGGTATTGCCTTTTTTTGAAACAAAGGGAGAATATATTGAGTTTGAGGAGCTGAGACTTTACTGTTTTCTAAAAGAAAAATCTCTAATACTTGTTGAAAAAGATTATCTATATGATGATGAGAGGGAGTTTCTGATATCTATTTTAGAACTAACTGAAGAATGGTTTGAAGAAAAACTCCCTATTTCTTTTGATTTACTAGATAAATTAATGTCCCAGAAACCTAACGAATCAATAAAATTCCTTAAAAACTTTCTCTATGAGAAATTTAATATCAAAGAATGCGAAATTTATATAAAGGAAAACGGGAATTACAAATCAATAATAGATAGAATTAATTTTGAAGAAAGGGAAAATTTAAATTTTTATAAATTAAAGGGTAGACAGGGAGAATATCTGATCTCCTTTACCGGTGAAAAAAAGGAAATCCCATTAAATTTAATTTCAATTATCTTAGATCTTCTAGTTATTAACAGGAAAGTTGAGAATATAAATAAGTTTAACAGAGTGTTAATGAGAATAATAGAAGTTATTTCTCGCACAGAAAAAGTTGATGAAATACTCCATCAAGTGTGTTTCATTTTAAAGGAAGAGTTAGACATTGTTTATGCAGGTTTTCTTCTAAGGGAAGATGAGGATTACCTTAGAATGAAGGTTGGTATTGGATATGAGGATTATGAAAAACTCTTAGAGAGAAAGTTAAAAATTGGATATGAAGGTCTATCAGGTTTTGCAGCTCATACAAAAGAGATTATATACTCGCCTGATGTTTCAAAAGATGCAAGATATGTTCAAGCCTCTCCCCTTGTTAAGTCAGAGGTAGCTATCCCTATACTTGATGAAAATAAAGCTATAGGAGTAATGATTGTATCTTCACCAAAAATTGATGGTTTTTCAAAAGAAGACATAGAAACATTTGAAAAAATATCTAAATTGGTATCTTCATTTCTCAGATATAGGAGAATAATTGATGAGCTTCAAAAAAACTTATATTTATTAAAGGAAGAGGAAGAGTTTATTGATATTATTCTTAAAAACATTCCTATCGGAATAATCTATGCTGAAAGGGATCTTTATATAAAAAGGGTTAATTACACAGCTGTTTATACTTTAAAACTAAAAGAAGAAGATTTAAAGGGAACAATTCTATGCAAGATTTTTGAAGAGCATGAACCTGGAGATCCTAACTGCATATTTAAAAAAAGTATAGAAGAAAGAGTACCCTTAGTAAAAAAGAACATAGAAATAAAAAGAGGCGAAGAGGTACTACCTCTTTCTCTTTCATCGACTTTTATTTATGAAAGAGAGAAAATAAAGGGAATAATACTTATGATTGAAGATATAAAAGAGGTTGTAGCTTTAGAGGAACAACTTAGACGTTCAGAAAGGCTCTCGGCAATTGGAAGAGTGGCAGCCCATATGGCTCATGAAATCAAAAATCCCCTTGCAAGTATTTCTGTAGGAATAGAGTATATCTATTCAACTCTAAGTGAAAACGATCCCAAGAAAAAACATCTTGGTGTTATATTGAGGGAAATATCAAGACTTGATAGATTAATAAAAAACCTCCTATCTTTTGCTAGAAGACCACCCCTAAAGAGAAAAAAAATAAATTTAAAAGATATGATTGAAGAACTTTCAATATTCTTTAGTCAAGAACTAAGCGAAAAGAAAATAGAACTAAAATTAATTTTACCAGAAGAGGACATTATAGCTTTTGTTGATGAGGATCAAATGAGGGAGGTGATGGAGAACTTAATAAGAAATGCGATTGAGGCAATGCCAGATGGAGGAAGATTAACTATATCTCTGGGAGAAAAAAAAGGTGGTACAATTTTTATTTCCGTTGAAGATACTGGAGTAGGAATAGAACCTTCTGAATTGATACATATATTTGAGCCCTTCTATACAACTAAAAAAGGGGGATCGGGACTTGGGCTTTCAATTGTACATAAAATATTAGAAGACCATGGAGCAAAAATAAGTGTTGAAAGCGAAAAAGGGAAAGGAACAAAATTTTTAATTGATTTACCTAAATAA
- the folP gene encoding dihydropteroate synthase, giving the protein MGILNVTPDSFFDGGKFLDVDRAVEWGKYLTKSGADILDVGGESTRPFSEEVPLEVELKRVIPVIEKLRKEIDIPISIDTRKSKVAYEALKKGANIVNDISGLKHDKEMVEVVKKFDAGIIIVHIRGTPKDMQINPYYKDTIKEIKEELKERTDYAIKKGIKKEKIVIDPGIGFGKRVIDNLLILKNIEIFKELNFPILVGHSRKSFIGKVLNIEKPEDRGIPTLAISAYLFLKNINILRVHDVKETKEVFQILDSLLNPDRH; this is encoded by the coding sequence ATGGGTATTTTAAATGTAACCCCTGACTCCTTTTTCGATGGCGGAAAATTCTTAGATGTTGATAGGGCTGTAGAATGGGGAAAGTATCTGACAAAAAGTGGTGCTGATATTTTAGATGTTGGAGGAGAATCTACAAGACCTTTTTCAGAAGAAGTGCCACTTGAAGTTGAGTTAAAAAGGGTAATTCCTGTTATTGAAAAATTAAGAAAAGAAATCGATATCCCTATTTCAATAGATACTAGAAAATCAAAGGTGGCTTATGAAGCCCTAAAAAAGGGTGCTAACATAGTAAACGATATATCAGGATTAAAACACGATAAGGAAATGGTTGAAGTAGTTAAAAAATTTGACGCAGGGATTATAATAGTACATATTAGAGGCACACCTAAGGATATGCAAATAAATCCATACTATAAGGATACAATTAAAGAGATTAAGGAAGAATTAAAGGAAAGAACAGATTACGCTATAAAAAAGGGAATTAAAAAAGAAAAAATAGTTATAGATCCAGGAATAGGCTTTGGTAAAAGAGTAATTGACAATCTTTTAATTTTAAAAAACATCGAAATCTTTAAGGAACTTAACTTCCCCATCTTAGTTGGACACTCAAGAAAGTCATTTATAGGTAAAGTTTTAAACATAGAAAAACCAGAAGATAGAGGAATTCCCACACTTGCTATTTCAGCCTACCTATTTTTAAAAAATATAAACATTTTAAGAGTACATGATGTAAAGGAGACAAAAGAGGTTTTCCAAATTTTAGATTCTCTTTTAAATCCTGATAGGCATTAG
- a CDS encoding AAA family ATPase, whose product MKEKKYRYADDFFFFLNKVSEIEGQKIKEFEKFVRDLPLYSPGELFELLEKEGYRGQKEARKMVCVAIYRHLRRIKMIYEDKIAPELLPEKVNYIFMGPTGCGKTYIVELLFGKILKIPYVIIDITKYSETGYVGENVINIPYKLIEAARGNKYLAQIGAVIIDEFDKIAGSTSNLRFAGAGTQKDVSGYGVQRELLKLLEHKIFEYGEDHNVEGKINTREILFIAIGAFTGFKREIERESIGFLREIEENEELIAYKLRGEEEDLTNFLKYGFLPELIARFQRIIPFEALDKETLKDILDLKLEKLKNEFKLEGFDVVITEKAKDLIVQKALKRGTGARGIESELLKELEKVAFGIFGKNKKGKVIISSDRENIVSKIIFK is encoded by the coding sequence ATGAAGGAAAAAAAATACCGGTATGCTGATGATTTTTTCTTCTTTCTTAATAAAGTTTCTGAAATAGAGGGTCAGAAAATAAAAGAATTTGAGAAATTTGTAAGAGATTTACCTTTATATTCACCTGGAGAACTTTTTGAGCTTCTCGAAAAAGAGGGTTATAGAGGGCAAAAAGAAGCAAGGAAAATGGTTTGTGTGGCAATCTATAGGCATCTTAGAAGAATAAAGATGATTTATGAAGACAAAATTGCGCCCGAGTTACTTCCAGAGAAGGTAAATTACATATTCATGGGTCCTACAGGTTGTGGAAAAACCTATATAGTGGAGCTACTTTTTGGTAAAATCCTGAAAATTCCCTATGTGATAATTGATATTACAAAATACAGTGAAACAGGATACGTAGGTGAAAATGTCATAAATATTCCCTATAAATTAATTGAGGCAGCAAGGGGAAACAAATACTTAGCTCAAATTGGAGCAGTAATTATTGATGAATTTGATAAAATAGCAGGGTCAACTAGTAATTTAAGATTTGCTGGAGCTGGGACTCAAAAAGATGTTTCTGGTTATGGAGTTCAGAGAGAGCTTCTAAAACTTCTTGAACATAAAATATTTGAATATGGCGAGGATCATAACGTAGAGGGAAAAATAAATACAAGGGAGATACTTTTTATTGCAATAGGAGCCTTCACTGGTTTTAAAAGAGAAATAGAGAGAGAGAGTATTGGTTTTTTAAGGGAAATTGAGGAAAATGAGGAATTAATAGCATATAAACTAAGGGGAGAAGAGGAAGATCTTACAAATTTTCTAAAATACGGCTTTTTACCTGAACTCATCGCGAGGTTTCAAAGAATAATACCCTTTGAAGCTCTTGATAAAGAAACCCTCAAAGATATCCTAGATCTTAAATTAGAAAAATTAAAAAATGAATTTAAACTGGAAGGTTTTGATGTTGTTATTACTGAAAAGGCTAAAGATTTAATTGTTCAAAAAGCTCTCAAAAGAGGAACAGGAGCAAGAGGAATAGAAAGTGAACTTCTTAAAGAGCTTGAAAAAGTTGCTTTCGGAATATTCGGTAAAAACAAAAAAGGTAAAGTCATCATTAGTAGTGATAGAGAAAATATAGTCTCTAAGATAATTTTCAAATAG
- the dnaA gene encoding chromosomal replication initiator protein DnaA: MRVKLWDLIKERLQTELSESEYKFFEKAKASDLEPDHVMRIICDNDYVLNIMQKVFDVKLRRILMELGYPMVKLVYEVRKDEKEDEKKDPVIEVRDVNVEASRYGLNSKYTFENFVTGKNNEMAYTAARAVAHAPGSEYNPFFIYGGVGLGKTHLLHAIGNDILKRRRNTKILLITTEELISKIVEAIQKRKMNEFRSKIRSFEILLIDDIHFLAGADFSQEALFHIFNSFYNEKKQVVFTADRAPWELDNIAERLVDRFSWGLVTDIKPPEYETRLAILKLKAEERGLEVPNDVLELIAKNVKKNVRLLESCIIKLYALQSTKNIKINLAIAQKVLSDIFSKSQSSDLEDVLITVSEYYNLPKTEIMSKKQKKELVHARQVSMFIMKNVLNMSIVEIARFFGKDHTTVLHAIEKIENLLDKDEKLKNEILEIEKMLKRV; encoded by the coding sequence ATGAGAGTGAAACTATGGGATCTTATTAAGGAAAGGTTGCAAACAGAATTATCTGAAAGTGAGTATAAATTTTTTGAAAAAGCAAAAGCAAGTGATCTTGAACCTGATCATGTGATGAGAATAATCTGTGACAATGACTATGTGTTAAATATAATGCAGAAAGTATTTGATGTAAAGTTAAGGAGAATACTTATGGAACTTGGGTATCCAATGGTTAAACTTGTTTATGAAGTGAGAAAGGATGAAAAAGAGGACGAGAAAAAAGATCCTGTAATCGAAGTTAGGGATGTAAATGTCGAAGCCTCAAGATATGGATTAAATTCAAAGTATACTTTTGAAAATTTTGTTACTGGTAAAAACAATGAAATGGCTTATACTGCAGCAAGAGCTGTTGCTCATGCTCCAGGGAGTGAATATAATCCCTTTTTTATATATGGGGGAGTTGGACTTGGAAAAACTCATTTACTCCATGCTATTGGAAACGATATTTTAAAAAGAAGAAGAAATACGAAGATCCTTTTAATTACAACAGAGGAACTTATTTCTAAAATAGTAGAGGCTATACAAAAAAGAAAAATGAATGAATTTAGATCAAAGATTAGATCCTTTGAAATCTTATTAATTGACGATATTCATTTTTTGGCTGGAGCAGATTTTTCTCAAGAGGCACTCTTTCATATTTTTAATTCGTTTTATAATGAGAAAAAACAGGTTGTATTTACGGCAGACCGTGCACCATGGGAACTAGATAATATTGCTGAGAGGCTGGTAGACAGATTCTCATGGGGACTTGTAACTGACATAAAACCACCTGAATATGAAACAAGACTCGCTATTTTAAAACTAAAGGCGGAAGAGAGGGGTCTTGAAGTTCCAAATGATGTTTTAGAATTAATTGCGAAAAATGTTAAGAAAAACGTTAGACTTTTGGAAAGCTGTATAATTAAACTCTATGCACTTCAATCAACAAAAAATATAAAAATTAACTTAGCTATTGCTCAAAAGGTACTAAGTGATATATTTTCAAAGTCTCAATCTAGTGATCTTGAGGATGTTTTAATAACTGTTTCAGAGTACTATAATTTACCAAAAACTGAAATAATGAGTAAAAAGCAAAAGAAAGAGCTTGTTCATGCAAGACAAGTAAGTATGTTTATTATGAAGAATGTTCTCAACATGTCTATAGTCGAAATTGCAAGATTTTTTGGGAAAGATCATACAACTGTTTTACACGCAATAGAAAAAATTGAAAATTTATTAGATAAAGATGAAAAATTAAAAAACGAAATTTTAGAAATAGAAAAAATGTTAAAAAGAGTGTGA
- the dnaN gene encoding DNA polymerase III subunit beta, translated as MRFRILRDEFLKMIESVYHAIPSRAALPILENIKVEIKGNELSLFSTNLNFSLKVKGQVEVEEEGALCVRGRELKEITSRLKNEKILIEKKEDRELLIYTSQGHYSFYIQPVEEFPVIEEVKVKGEITISSDKILEGVEKVSFCVAKNDSRQFLNNILLDVKGNRLSIVSSDSHRLGLYDIEIENDGLEGNFLVDPKSFDFLKNYKKEQIKILFSDTKIQFNFSNGYEIVNLVDDKFPDYRAVIPINVTNNLKISKQDLIEALRRLRIFTSPPNNPIQFTLSKDSLTIKAVSSEIGEGYERLNGFYEGESIEVGFNCNYLLEILRHIDEDVVYMGITGSESACIIKGEGVHHYLYLLMPIRI; from the coding sequence ATGAGGTTTAGAATATTAAGGGATGAATTTTTAAAAATGATAGAGAGCGTATACCATGCAATCCCATCAAGGGCAGCTTTGCCAATTCTTGAAAACATTAAAGTAGAAATAAAAGGAAACGAGCTTAGTCTTTTTTCTACAAACTTAAATTTTTCCTTGAAGGTTAAAGGACAAGTTGAAGTAGAAGAGGAAGGTGCACTATGTGTAAGAGGAAGGGAGTTAAAAGAGATAACATCAAGATTAAAAAACGAAAAAATTTTAATTGAAAAAAAAGAAGACAGAGAACTTTTAATTTACACTTCTCAGGGGCACTATAGCTTTTATATTCAACCAGTAGAGGAATTTCCAGTAATTGAGGAGGTCAAAGTAAAGGGTGAAATAACAATTTCATCGGATAAGATTTTAGAGGGAGTGGAAAAAGTTTCTTTTTGTGTAGCCAAAAATGATTCAAGACAATTTTTAAATAACATCTTACTTGACGTAAAAGGTAATAGACTCTCAATTGTGTCTTCAGATTCACATAGGTTAGGACTATATGACATAGAAATAGAAAATGATGGGTTAGAGGGTAATTTCTTAGTTGATCCAAAAAGTTTTGATTTCTTAAAAAATTATAAAAAAGAACAGATAAAAATACTTTTTTCAGATACAAAAATTCAATTTAATTTCAGCAATGGATACGAAATAGTTAACCTCGTTGATGATAAGTTTCCAGATTATAGAGCAGTGATACCGATTAACGTCACGAATAATTTAAAAATTTCAAAACAAGATTTAATTGAGGCCTTAAGAAGGTTACGTATTTTTACTTCACCACCAAATAATCCTATTCAATTTACACTTTCAAAAGACTCTCTAACTATAAAAGCTGTTTCAAGTGAAATTGGAGAGGGTTATGAAAGACTAAATGGTTTTTATGAAGGAGAAAGTATAGAAGTAGGGTTTAACTGCAACTATTTACTTGAGATCTTAAGACACATTGATGAGGATGTAGTTTATATGGGTATTACAGGTAGTGAAAGTGCCTGTATTATAAAGGGCGAGGGTGTTCATCATTACCTATATCTTCTAATGCCTATCAGGATTTAA
- a CDS encoding response regulator, which yields MKRVKILVVEDEGPLSFFITQSLKEEHDVVWARSGEEALEKFVPGEFDIIITDIKLPGISGLELLSKIQMHDPNIKSIVITAYDSFETREKVKNINADFFLPKPFTVQTLKEAIRKLMKKES from the coding sequence ATGAAAAGAGTAAAAATTTTAGTTGTCGAAGACGAGGGACCTTTGTCTTTTTTTATTACACAAAGTTTGAAAGAGGAACATGATGTAGTTTGGGCAAGATCAGGCGAAGAAGCCCTAGAGAAATTTGTTCCAGGTGAGTTTGATATAATAATAACTGATATAAAATTACCTGGAATATCAGGCCTTGAATTACTTTCGAAGATCCAGATGCACGATCCAAATATAAAGTCGATTGTGATAACAGCTTATGATTCTTTTGAGACTAGAGAAAAAGTCAAAAATATAAACGCAGACTTCTTCCTTCCGAAACCCTTTACTGTACAAACCTTAAAAGAAGCTATAAGAAAATTAATGAAAAAAGAGTCTTGA
- a CDS encoding TrkA family potassium uptake protein has product MKKEFCVIGIGRFGRLLIENLSKLGAKVVAIDKNEEKVLSVQEFVFESYVMDTTNEKALKTLDVKDFDAILVTITGSIEASILTCVILKEMGAKKIIPRAKNELHLRVLRELGFTNAIYPEKEMAEKIAKHLVSPGLLEIIEVSDKYVLEERASLPIFSNKKLSELEFRSKFGVNVIAIKRKIPEVNERGQTVIRDEIIVGPGGDEEIKDGDILFVLGEKEKVKNLFSK; this is encoded by the coding sequence ATGAAAAAAGAGTTTTGTGTAATTGGAATTGGAAGATTTGGTAGATTGTTAATTGAAAATCTCAGTAAACTAGGAGCAAAAGTGGTTGCAATTGATAAAAATGAAGAAAAAGTTCTCTCTGTTCAAGAATTTGTTTTTGAATCCTACGTAATGGATACAACTAATGAAAAAGCTCTGAAAACACTCGATGTAAAAGATTTTGATGCAATACTTGTAACTATAACAGGTAGTATTGAGGCTAGTATATTAACCTGTGTAATTCTAAAGGAAATGGGAGCAAAAAAAATAATACCAAGAGCAAAAAACGAATTACATCTAAGAGTTCTTCGTGAACTTGGTTTTACCAACGCAATTTATCCTGAAAAGGAAATGGCCGAAAAAATTGCTAAGCACCTTGTTTCTCCTGGTCTTTTAGAGATAATTGAAGTATCCGATAAGTATGTACTTGAAGAGAGAGCTTCTTTACCTATATTTTCAAATAAAAAACTATCTGAACTTGAGTTTAGATCAAAATTTGGGGTAAATGTTATTGCAATAAAAAGAAAAATTCCAGAGGTTAATGAAAGGGGACAAACTGTTATAAGAGATGAAATAATAGTAGGGCCAGGAGGAGATGAGGAAATCAAAGATGGAGATATACTTTTTGTTTTAGGTGAAAAGGAAAAGGTAAAAAATTTATTTTCAAAATGA